In Paludibaculum fermentans, the genomic stretch GCACGGTGTTGACCACCATTTTGCCTTCCAGCAGAAACTCAAAGTGCGGCACCGGTTCGTCTCCCTTGAGGCCCAGGGTACTGCGGAAAGCCTCCACCCAATGCTCGTTCGTCACGAACTCACCGCCCGCTTCGGTGGCCTGGACATCGGTGCCCGAGATCAGCAGGACGCTCCCGTTGCCCTTCGGATTCGGCAGGTAAGCCACGCGGCAGTAGCTCAGCGTGCTCCACTGCCCGCGATAATCCGCCTGCTCGCCCGCCTTCGGCGAGACATTCTGGAAGTAGGCGAGTTTGGGCGATTCCTCGAAGATCGTGCGGAAGTTCAGCTTCTCCTCAAACAAACCCACCCAGGGGTTGGCGCGGCGGCTGCCCATCAGGATCGTGTTGTGCGTGGACACCTGCGGCATCGAGACATCCCGGGCCAGCACAACGTCGAGCCCCAGCCCGTTGGACGCCCCCACCAGGCCCATGCGCACGGCCAACGCCGCATCCGCGATGCCGGTGAAGCGGCGGTAGGCCACGTTGAGCGTCAGGGCCCGCAGGGCGGGATCCTCGATCGACTTGGTGGCCATCCGCTCGAACGCCTTGCTCTCATACTCCTGCACCGAGATCTGGTGTTTGATCTGGTCCTGCAGCACCAGGATGTTGCCATCGGCCAGCACCAGGTAGGTGTGCAGGCCGTTCTGAAACATCTGCTGCCAGAATTTGTCCACCATGGGCTTGTTGCCCAGGCCCAGTTGAGCGCGGTGGCGCAGGTCGTAGTTCTGCAGGGCGAGCAGCCCGCAAGCCAGGATGAGCACGGCCACCACGCCGGCCAGGATGTAGCCGCGGCGGGTGCGGCGGCCCAGCAGTTCCAACGGGTCCTGTTCGGCTTCGGCGGAGCGCGGATGAAAGACGATCGAGTACGATCCCTTCGGCAGCTCGAGCCCCAGCGCTTCGTCCTTCCCCTCTTCGGCGAAATACTGGTGAATCTTCTTGCGGAGTTGGGAGATCTGAACTCTTACCAGCGTATCCTGGCTGGTGTCGTACGACTGCGGCCGCCCGAACACGGACACACCGATCTCCTGCTCACGAATCACGTGATTCGGATCCCGCAGAGAGCGTTCTCCCACAAACAGTAGGAGCTCCCGGCAGCGATTCGATTTCTGGAAGGCGGAACTGGCTGCCACCCGGTGCAGTAACGCCCACCTCTCGTCTTGTAACGGGAGCGGGACCACTGGGCGCGGATGCGGGTCGGAGGCCATCTTCAGCAGCAGAGGGCAGCAGGGCGTTAACCCCGCCGCAACTCTGACGGAAGTATAACATTTCAGATGCTTACCGCAAGCGGAAAGGGCCTCCAGGGATAGCCTCCGGAGACGGCCTGAAATGCGCTTGGCCGGGGCGAGAGGACCGCCATTTCACGGAGAATTCGCCGAGAATACACTTGTTCCGCAAGGACCAATCTGACAACCCTGTACTAGTTAGTCTAATGCTGCAGGGTAAAGTGGGTCACAACGCCAATCTGAGGGGTCCGCGCGGCGTGGCGCTCCCGAGTCTCAAAGCTCCCTGTTTCCGGATTGACTGGTATCCCGATGCACGTGTCGAAGATTTAGTGAGACGTTCTCCAGCGCCTGGTTCCATCTCTTCCGCCGAACCAAGGCCTCGTTCTTAGGAGTTCAATTTATGCACCAATTCCGAACCAGCCTAGCGCGCGCCCTTCCGCTAGTCCTACTCCTGATTTCCGCCATCCTGCCGCTCAGCGCGCAGGATCCTCGCGGCACGATCCTCGGACGTGTCGTTGACGGTACAGGCGCTGTCGTCCCCAACGCAGAGGTCCGGGCCATCAATGACAGCACTGGCGTTGCTGTGTCGGGCAAGACAAACAACTCCGGCAACTATGTCCTCCCTTACCTGATTACCGGCAACTACACCATCACCTGCGAGCTGACCGGTTTCAAGAAGTTCCTGCGCCAGGCTGTCCAGGTGCGCATTAACGATAGCGTCGAGGTCGATATCGATCTCCAGGTTGGCGCGACTTCCGAGACCATGGAGGTCAAGGACACGACCCCGCTGTTGTCGACCGCGGAAGCATCCCTCGGTCAGGTCATCGACGAACGCCGTGTTCTCGAACTGCCCCAGTTCGCCGGCAACGCGATGGACCTGGTCCACCTCGCCCCGGGTACCGTAAACGGCACCAACATGCGCCTGCGCAAAGCGGGCTTCAACAGCGCCCCTTCCACCTTCTCAACGGACGGCGGCGGCAACAACCAGAACGAGTTCTCGATCGACGGTGTGTCCAATACATATAGTGATGGCACCGCCCCCCGCGTCGCCTTCTCGCCGCCGCAGACCGCCATCGCCGAATTCAAGGTGCAGACGTCGGCGTTCGACGCCTCGCTGGGCCACACCATGGGCAGCACGGTGAACGTCTCGACGAAGTCGGGCACGAACACGCTGCACGGCGAAGCGCACGAGTGGTTCCGCCACTCCGCCCTGGACGCCCCCACCATCTTCCAGAACAAGTCGGGCCAACCCATTTCGATCTACCAGGACAACCGCTACGGCGCCTCGGCCGGAGCTCCTGTGTACATCCCGAAGTTGTACAACGGCAAGAACCGCACCTTCTGGTTCTTTGCGTACGAAGCCAACAAGTTCGGCAACCCCGATTCCGGCGGCAACATCCTGTCCACGGTGCCGACGGCCAAGATGCACGAAGGCGACCTGTCGGAGTACCTGGGCCTCGGCGCTGCGTACCAGTTCTACGATCCCAAGTCGACTACCCTAACGGGCGGCAAGTATGTGCGGACGCCGGTTCCCAACAACATCATCCCGAAAAGCCAACTGGACAAGGTGGGTGTAAACTTCATCAATCTTTACCCGCTGCCGAACCAGCAGGGCACCCTTGATTTCCGGAACAACTACTATCGCTCCGGCAAGGCGCTGGAAGATTACTGGGTCTGGATCACCCGCCTCGACCACGCGTTCAGCGAGAATCACCGCGTATTCCTGCGCCTGCACCGCGACTACTGGCAGGAAGACAAGAACCGCAATTTCAACAACGACGTGAACGGCGTCATCCTGAACCGCAACAACAAGGGCATCGCCTTCGACGACGTGTATGTGTTCAGCCCCAGCTTCCTGCTGAACTTCCGCTATGGCCTGACGTTCCAGGATTTCCCTGAGCGCCGCACCTCGCAGGGCTATGATCTGGCCTCGCTCGGCTTGTCCTCCAACCTGATCAGCCAGCTGCCGGATAAGAAGATCGCGCCGATTCCGAATATTCAAGTCACGCCGTTCAGCCAGATCTCCCAGTGGGAGTCGCAGGACGGAGTCACCGCGTCGACGACCAACTCGTTCGTCGGCAACTTCACCAAGATGAAGGGCAACCACACGCTGCGCTTCGGTCCGGAATTCCGCGTTTACCGGGAGAGCCGCAACCGCTACGGTTCAGGCCTGTCTCCTCAGTACATCTACGACGCCACGTATACGAAGGCCAACGATACGGCGGGCAACCCGACACTCGGCGGCCAGCTCGCCTCGATGCTCTATGGCATCCCGGGCAACAGCCCCAACTCGATCAGCAACATGAACAGGACGGCGTCTTACGTGGAGCAGGATAAGTATTTCGCTGTCTATCTCCAGGACGACTGGAAGTTGTCGCGGAAGCTGACGGTGAACCTGGGCCTGCGGTACGAGTATGAATCGCCGATGACCG encodes the following:
- a CDS encoding TonB-dependent receptor gives rise to the protein MHQFRTSLARALPLVLLLISAILPLSAQDPRGTILGRVVDGTGAVVPNAEVRAINDSTGVAVSGKTNNSGNYVLPYLITGNYTITCELTGFKKFLRQAVQVRINDSVEVDIDLQVGATSETMEVKDTTPLLSTAEASLGQVIDERRVLELPQFAGNAMDLVHLAPGTVNGTNMRLRKAGFNSAPSTFSTDGGGNNQNEFSIDGVSNTYSDGTAPRVAFSPPQTAIAEFKVQTSAFDASLGHTMGSTVNVSTKSGTNTLHGEAHEWFRHSALDAPTIFQNKSGQPISIYQDNRYGASAGAPVYIPKLYNGKNRTFWFFAYEANKFGNPDSGGNILSTVPTAKMHEGDLSEYLGLGAAYQFYDPKSTTLTGGKYVRTPVPNNIIPKSQLDKVGVNFINLYPLPNQQGTLDFRNNYYRSGKALEDYWVWITRLDHAFSENHRVFLRLHRDYWQEDKNRNFNNDVNGVILNRNNKGIAFDDVYVFSPSFLLNFRYGLTFQDFPERRTSQGYDLASLGLSSNLISQLPDKKIAPIPNIQVTPFSQISQWESQDGVTASTTNSFVGNFTKMKGNHTLRFGPEFRVYRESRNRYGSGLSPQYIYDATYTKANDTAGNPTLGGQLASMLYGIPGNSPNSISNMNRTASYVEQDKYFAVYLQDDWKLSRKLTVNLGLRYEYESPMTERFDRGAIHYDSSTPNPVNEAAKANYAKNPIPELAVTQFAAIGGLTFANVGRNPRTFWEPEKLNFQPRAGFAYQYRPKTIIRGGYGIYTASIGVNYTNTNQTGFSQSTQMLPSLDNGLTFFATNANPFPNGLISPAGASGGLSTNLGQQVQFFSDRRSHPYSQRWSFGIQQEFPQKFLVEAAYVGNRNTRLGINRELSYTPAQYLSTSPVRDQATIDYLGKTFPNPYFGLSPTYTANTTRGSLLRNYSQFSSVQILADQAGYSWYHSLQSRIERRFANAWTVQASYTWSKAMEATEFMNSQDPMPYESIASLDRTHRLTGSGIWEIPFGRGRHFGSGMNKAVDFVAGGWQLGGIYQHQSGAPLGFGNRIFNGDVKNFVKPENERNVDAWFTPAKTVGFETNGTLQLASNLRRFPLRFSSARGPNQDRWDFSLIKNFRLSERWNTQFRAETFNALNHPNLYDPNTDPTSPSYGSITGQDTPRSWQMSLKLTF